The following coding sequences lie in one Novipirellula caenicola genomic window:
- a CDS encoding DUF6714 family protein, which produces MHPLVADIASCFPVHPIPNARDAIIDTYMVEHLHKILGGKPWPNLTPVECRHCSDGFTFLTPIGLHYYLPAYMTAEVVDAEEADVVIDSLIGLLQRARFYRDDRYLDFWRLLTDDQLTVIGRWLDHYETAYDFNDCTQSEVATARTWLKTVSDSPRLQNGG; this is translated from the coding sequence ATGCACCCACTCGTTGCAGACATCGCATCGTGCTTTCCGGTGCATCCGATTCCGAACGCTCGAGATGCGATAATCGACACGTATATGGTCGAACACCTGCACAAAATACTCGGTGGCAAACCGTGGCCGAACTTGACCCCAGTCGAATGCCGACACTGCTCGGATGGTTTCACGTTTCTGACTCCAATCGGATTGCACTACTACCTCCCGGCTTACATGACCGCCGAGGTAGTTGACGCCGAAGAGGCCGATGTTGTGATAGACTCGCTGATTGGCCTGCTTCAGCGTGCTCGATTCTATCGTGACGATCGCTATCTCGACTTTTGGCGTCTGCTTACCGATGATCAGCTCACGGTGATCGGGCGTTGGTTGGATCACTATGAGACTGCATACGACTTCAACGATTGCACGCAGTCTGAGGTTGCGACCGCAAGGACATGGCTCAAGACTGTTTCGGACTCGCCTCGCTTGCAGAATGGCGGGTAA